One genomic window of Gemmatimonadales bacterium includes the following:
- a CDS encoding PPK2 family polyphosphate kinase — protein sequence MHLKPLRRGARPALTDASAAPPAALADVPKRDLRKRLAGIVDRIAARQTALFAEGKRALLIVLQGLDTSGKDGTIRHVFGPLNPMGVQITSFKVPTPIEAAHDFLWRVHLAIPAKGMIGIFNRSHYEDVLVVRVHRLAPEPVWRARFDMINGFERYLTETGTTVLKFCLHISREEQRERLLARLDDPEKNWKFNAGDLKERDRWTDYVRAYADALRLTNTAWAPWYVVPADRKPVRDMLVAEVVRDTLDRLNPRYPAVGAEARQLRAILRKD from the coding sequence ATGCACCTGAAGCCGCTGCGGCGCGGCGCGCGGCCCGCGCTCACCGATGCTTCCGCCGCGCCGCCCGCGGCACTCGCCGACGTCCCGAAGAGGGATCTCCGCAAGCGCCTCGCCGGCATCGTCGACCGGATCGCCGCCCGCCAGACCGCGCTCTTCGCCGAGGGGAAGCGCGCGCTGCTGATCGTCTTGCAGGGGCTCGACACGAGCGGCAAGGACGGCACCATCCGCCACGTCTTCGGGCCGCTCAATCCGATGGGTGTCCAGATCACAAGCTTCAAGGTGCCGACGCCCATCGAGGCGGCGCACGACTTCCTCTGGCGGGTGCATCTGGCCATACCCGCCAAGGGCATGATCGGCATCTTCAACCGTTCGCATTACGAGGACGTGCTCGTGGTCCGGGTGCATCGGCTCGCGCCGGAGCCGGTCTGGCGCGCGCGGTTCGACATGATCAACGGCTTCGAGCGCTACCTCACCGAGACCGGTACCACGGTCCTCAAGTTCTGCCTGCACATCTCGCGTGAGGAACAGCGCGAGCGGCTGCTCGCACGACTCGACGATCCCGAGAAGAACTGGAAGTTCAACGCAGGCGACTTGAAGGAGAGAGATCGCTGGACGGACTACGTGCGGGCCTACGCCGACGCGCTCCGGCTCACCAACACCGCATGGGCCCCCTGGTATGTGGTGCCAGCCGACCGGAAGCCGGTCCGCGACATGCTCGTGGCTGAGGTGGTGCGCGATACGCTCGATCGGTTGAACCCGAGGTATCCGGCCGTGGGTGCCGAGGCGCGGCAGCTCCGCGCCATACTGAGAAAGGACTGA
- a CDS encoding type II secretion system protein, protein MSGRNRSGFTLLELLVVMIVMGILATLATFRFTDAKNRAIAAQATSDMETVRLSAYSRYYETGVWPSDAPPGTVPAELTPYLVNGFPFNRPDYTLQFENNLPGNTPYEVAVRLTTTNQRLLNTLINGVGKRQPYIVEGNALVVVLVGPDGQT, encoded by the coding sequence GTGAGCGGCCGCAATCGCAGCGGGTTCACCCTGCTCGAACTGCTCGTCGTCATGATCGTGATGGGCATCCTTGCGACGCTTGCCACGTTCCGGTTCACCGACGCGAAGAATCGGGCGATCGCCGCGCAGGCCACGTCCGACATGGAAACGGTGCGCCTCTCGGCGTATAGCCGGTACTACGAAACCGGGGTGTGGCCGAGCGACGCCCCGCCGGGCACGGTGCCGGCCGAGCTCACGCCGTACCTGGTGAACGGGTTCCCGTTCAACCGGCCGGACTACACGCTGCAGTTCGAGAACAACCTGCCCGGGAACACCCCGTACGAGGTGGCTGTCCGGCTCACCACCACGAACCAGCGGCTGCTCAACACGCTCATCAACGGCGTGGGAAAACGGCAGCCCTACATCGTCGAGGGGAACGCGCTCGTCGTGGTACTGGTGGGGCCCGACGGCCAGACCTGA
- a CDS encoding prephenate dehydrogenase produces MPAAVRPESLAVIGLGAIGGSVAWQARLAGVRRVVGYSPERREGVAAVRAAAVTELADSPERAARGAALVILATPPASTLELIDRLAPRLDAGALLSDVASIKAAVVRRAVAAGLADRFAGAHPLAGTHGSGFAHARPDRLRGCVVYVCASGSAAGDNAARGVMGFWRDTLEAAPVLIDPAAHDRQLAWTSHLPQAVAYLLAKLLADRRLGPVSFGSGARDTTRLAASSPDLWIDIFLQNQEPILEALGEAEGQLASLRRLVEARDAAGLRAYLQVAADFRRGLER; encoded by the coding sequence ATGCCGGCCGCCGTGCGCCCTGAGTCGCTCGCCGTCATCGGCCTCGGCGCGATCGGTGGATCGGTGGCGTGGCAGGCGCGGCTTGCCGGCGTACGCCGAGTCGTTGGCTACTCTCCCGAGCGGCGCGAAGGCGTGGCCGCGGTGCGCGCCGCGGCCGTGACCGAGCTCGCCGACTCGCCGGAGCGCGCCGCGCGCGGCGCCGCGCTCGTGATTCTGGCAACGCCTCCCGCCAGTACGCTCGAGCTCATTGACCGGTTGGCGCCGCGGCTCGATGCCGGCGCGCTGCTCTCGGACGTGGCCAGCATCAAGGCAGCCGTGGTCCGCCGCGCGGTGGCGGCCGGGCTCGCCGATCGCTTCGCCGGCGCGCACCCGCTCGCCGGCACCCACGGATCCGGGTTTGCTCATGCGCGCCCCGACCGGCTGCGCGGCTGCGTCGTCTACGTGTGCGCGTCCGGAAGCGCCGCCGGGGACAACGCGGCACGTGGCGTCATGGGCTTCTGGCGTGATACGCTCGAGGCGGCGCCCGTGCTCATCGATCCCGCCGCGCACGACCGGCAGCTCGCATGGACCAGTCACCTGCCGCAGGCTGTCGCGTATCTGCTTGCGAAGCTCCTCGCCGACCGCCGGCTCGGGCCGGTGTCGTTCGGCAGCGGCGCGCGCGACACGACGCGCCTCGCCGCCAGCAGCCCGGATCTCTGGATCGATATTTTCCTGCAGAACCAGGAGCCGATACTGGAGGCCCTGGGCGAAGCCGAGGGTCAGCTCGCGAGCCTCCGGCGACTCGTCGAGGCCCGCGACGCTGCCGGGCTCCGCGCATACCTGCAGGTCGCGGCCGACTTCCGGCGGGGGCTCGAGCGATGA
- the recN gene encoding DNA repair protein RecN: MIAELRVRDLATIADVTLQLGPGLNVLTGETGAGKSMLVDALALLLGERADPSSVRPGAAKAVIEGAFDALDSAARRGVEELGLDVEDGRVIVRREVSAEGRSRAWVNGSPTTATVLGRLGALLVDLHGQHETQSLLHADAQRDILDAFAHAEAERAATAEAYAALAELTRQESELAARRDEVRRRADYLRHVVREIDAARLRPGEDEALGLEARRLSQAGVIGEHARQIAEALEESDGSALERVAAADRALAALERLDPVASEWREMLDAAYANLSELARTAGAYADAAHEDPERLAEIERRRDVLSRLMQKYGASLEAVLETGREAAAELDLLDTADTDLRALAARRAAAQAGLTAAASALTARRRAGADQLARAVNRLLPRLGLPGGRIAVELTPLPAPERLGAESVVLTVQLNVGLDAKPLARVASGGELSRLMLALKVVLAKHDAIATLVFDEVDQGIGGEVGAQVGSALAEVAARHQVLVITHLPQIAARADHHLVVSKEARRGIATSDVATIHGEDRVAELARMLGDTDGDTARRHAQAMLRGAGSGGAGRGRAS; encoded by the coding sequence GTGATTGCGGAGCTGCGCGTGCGCGACCTCGCCACCATCGCCGACGTGACGCTTCAGCTCGGCCCCGGCCTCAACGTGCTCACCGGGGAGACCGGCGCGGGCAAGTCCATGCTGGTCGACGCGCTGGCCCTGTTGCTCGGCGAGCGTGCCGATCCGTCGAGCGTGCGTCCCGGTGCGGCGAAGGCGGTCATCGAAGGCGCGTTCGACGCGCTCGACTCGGCGGCTCGGCGGGGCGTCGAGGAGCTGGGGCTCGACGTGGAGGACGGCCGGGTGATCGTGCGGCGCGAGGTGTCGGCCGAAGGGCGCTCGCGCGCGTGGGTGAACGGAAGCCCGACCACGGCGACGGTGCTTGGGCGACTGGGCGCCCTGCTGGTGGATCTGCACGGACAACACGAGACCCAGTCGCTCCTGCACGCGGATGCGCAGCGGGACATCCTGGATGCCTTCGCGCATGCCGAGGCGGAGCGCGCCGCTACCGCGGAGGCGTACGCGGCCCTGGCCGAGCTCACGCGGCAGGAAAGCGAGCTGGCCGCGCGGCGCGACGAGGTGCGGCGGCGGGCGGACTACCTGCGCCACGTCGTGCGCGAGATCGACGCGGCGCGGCTCCGGCCCGGAGAAGACGAGGCGCTTGGGCTCGAAGCCCGCCGCCTGAGCCAGGCCGGCGTCATCGGCGAGCACGCCCGACAGATCGCCGAGGCGCTGGAGGAAAGCGATGGATCGGCGCTCGAGCGCGTGGCGGCCGCGGATCGTGCGCTCGCGGCACTCGAGCGGCTGGACCCGGTCGCGAGTGAGTGGCGAGAGATGCTCGATGCCGCGTACGCGAACCTGAGCGAGCTGGCGCGGACCGCGGGCGCGTACGCCGACGCTGCGCACGAAGATCCGGAGCGCCTGGCCGAAATCGAGCGCCGCCGGGACGTGCTGTCCCGGCTGATGCAGAAGTACGGCGCCTCGCTCGAGGCCGTGCTCGAGACCGGCCGCGAAGCCGCCGCCGAGCTGGACCTGCTCGACACCGCGGACACCGATCTCCGCGCGCTCGCCGCGCGCCGCGCCGCCGCTCAGGCCGGGCTCACCGCTGCGGCTTCCGCGCTCACCGCGCGGCGCCGCGCCGGCGCCGATCAGCTCGCGCGCGCCGTGAACCGGTTGCTCCCGCGGCTCGGCCTCCCGGGTGGGCGGATCGCCGTGGAGCTCACGCCGCTGCCGGCGCCCGAGCGCCTGGGCGCCGAGTCGGTCGTCCTCACCGTGCAGCTCAACGTGGGGCTCGATGCAAAGCCGCTCGCCCGCGTGGCCTCCGGCGGCGAGCTGTCGCGCCTCATGCTGGCGCTCAAGGTCGTACTCGCGAAGCACGACGCCATCGCGACGCTCGTGTTCGATGAGGTGGATCAGGGCATCGGTGGCGAGGTCGGGGCGCAGGTGGGCAGCGCGCTCGCCGAGGTTGCGGCGCGCCACCAGGTCCTGGTCATCACGCACCTGCCGCAGATCGCCGCGCGGGCGGACCATCATCTCGTCGTATCGAAGGAGGCGCGCCGCGGAATCGCCACGAGCGACGTGGCCACGATCCACGGTGAGGACCGCGTGGCCGAGCTGGCGCGCATGCTGGGCGACACCGACGGCGACACGGCGCGCCGCCATGCGCAGGCGATGCTGCGCGGCGCCGGAAGTGGCGGCGCCGGGCGCGGGCGCGCGAGCTAG
- a CDS encoding DUF885 family protein: MRLTLLTAALLAAPLAACGAQGAPGSAAPESAPPAPLAALAERFWAWRADAQPITGDDIPRIDRSPDWLPDWSGPAVAARRDSARVFEGEWRRIDTAGWSRHAQVDYRLMGSALARVGWELDINRGWQRNPVFYLEQTIGSLHDLLRAPPPFDSVRTRAIVRRVERIPQTLTEGRANLTQAVRPFAQLAIDALADVRPSLETVERELAPQLTGPDAARWHAAVAAAIPALEAYRAWLQQRAPTMSEQTAVGREAYIGFLRLVAVVPYTPEQLIAMGRRDWERAASFETYERERNRGLPELPLYPDAAAQMAAEAADEARARQFVSVHGILTVPAWLEHYRVMPMPSYLAPLADWGVDDDLTSPTRLDQDGVSYRPPPSPALGYFYLASAKDPRPLLVHEGIPGHYMQLALSGKNDDPLRRHYYDSNSNEGIGFYAEEMMLQAGFFDDRPRVREIIYNFMRLRALRVEVDVKLALGQFTIADGARYLETMVPMDHATALSEAASFAATPGQGITYDVGKTQILGFLADARAKQGSAFSLRAFHDYLWTNGNVPIALQRWEMLGLDDEVAALGR; encoded by the coding sequence GTGCGACTTACCCTCCTCACTGCAGCGTTGCTCGCGGCGCCCCTCGCCGCGTGCGGCGCCCAGGGCGCGCCCGGGTCGGCCGCGCCTGAGTCGGCGCCTCCCGCGCCGCTCGCCGCGCTGGCCGAACGCTTCTGGGCGTGGCGCGCCGATGCGCAACCGATCACCGGCGACGACATCCCCCGCATCGACCGCTCGCCCGATTGGTTGCCCGACTGGTCGGGCCCCGCGGTGGCCGCGCGGCGCGATTCGGCGCGCGTGTTCGAGGGCGAATGGCGCCGGATCGATACGGCCGGATGGAGCCGCCACGCGCAGGTCGACTACCGGCTCATGGGCTCGGCGCTCGCGCGGGTGGGATGGGAGCTGGACATCAACCGCGGCTGGCAGCGGAATCCGGTCTTCTACCTGGAGCAGACGATCGGCTCCCTCCATGACCTGCTGCGCGCGCCGCCACCATTCGATTCGGTGCGCACCCGCGCAATTGTGCGCCGGGTCGAGCGCATCCCGCAAACCCTCACCGAAGGCCGAGCCAACCTCACGCAGGCGGTGCGGCCCTTCGCCCAGCTTGCCATCGATGCGTTGGCCGACGTCCGGCCCAGCCTCGAAACGGTCGAGCGCGAGCTGGCACCGCAGCTCACCGGCCCCGATGCGGCGCGCTGGCACGCGGCCGTCGCGGCGGCCATCCCGGCGCTCGAGGCGTATCGGGCATGGCTCCAGCAGCGTGCGCCCACGATGTCGGAGCAGACCGCCGTCGGCCGCGAGGCATACATCGGGTTCCTGCGCCTCGTCGCGGTCGTGCCGTACACGCCGGAACAACTGATCGCGATGGGGCGGCGCGACTGGGAGCGCGCCGCCTCCTTCGAGACCTACGAGCGCGAGCGGAACCGCGGCCTGCCGGAGCTGCCGTTGTACCCCGACGCCGCCGCACAGATGGCGGCCGAAGCGGCCGACGAGGCGCGGGCGCGCCAGTTCGTGAGCGTCCACGGCATTCTCACCGTGCCGGCGTGGCTCGAGCACTACCGCGTGATGCCAATGCCGTCGTACCTGGCGCCGCTCGCGGACTGGGGCGTGGACGACGATCTCACCTCGCCCACGCGACTAGACCAGGACGGCGTGAGCTACCGGCCGCCCCCCTCACCGGCGCTCGGGTACTTCTATCTTGCCTCCGCCAAGGACCCGCGGCCGCTGCTGGTGCACGAGGGCATTCCGGGCCACTACATGCAGCTCGCCCTCTCGGGGAAGAACGACGACCCGCTCCGGCGCCACTACTACGACTCGAACTCGAACGAGGGAATCGGCTTCTACGCGGAAGAGATGATGCTGCAGGCGGGATTCTTCGACGACCGGCCGCGGGTGCGCGAAATCATCTACAACTTCATGCGGCTCCGGGCGCTTCGCGTCGAGGTGGACGTGAAGCTCGCGCTGGGCCAGTTCACCATCGCCGATGGCGCGCGCTACCTCGAGACCATGGTGCCGATGGATCACGCCACCGCGCTCTCGGAGGCCGCCTCGTTCGCGGCGACGCCGGGCCAGGGCATCACCTACGACGTGGGCAAGACCCAGATTCTGGGCTTCCTGGCGGACGCGCGGGCAAAGCAGGGCTCGGCGTTCTCGCTTCGCGCCTTCCACGACTATCTCTGGACGAACGGGAACGTGCCGATCGCGCTCCAGCGGTGGGAGATGCTCGGGCTCGACGACGAGGTCGCGGCGCTCGGGCGCTAG
- the treY gene encoding malto-oligosyltrehalose synthase, protein MTRAPGPSRILATYRLQLQADFPLAAATALVDYLDRLGVTHIHASPILHARAGSAHGYDVVDPGALDPELGAEADLESLVAALHDRAMGLVLDIVPNHMAASSENWRWEHVLAHGPASPYARWFDIEWRVGERALHSRVLLPVLGDLRARVIERGELRVALRGGELRLTYFEHSFPLDPSTFPLVLEPALEACEAELGPANRGTIELAAIIALLRRLPRRTARGSRARARRRRQSGEGLRRLRKLCALVPEVRRRIERAAARMGLGDEGGARMVRLLEAQGYRLVYWRRAAREINYRRFFDVNDLVALHMEDPQVFTQTHALVLDWRRSGYVDGFRIDHPDGLLDPLGYLERLAAHAFPDYGPGHPPIFVEKILSPGERLRDNWPVAGTTGYRNLNELEALFLDADGAAQIERDYRRVVRRHASFTAVAHEAKRHVLESGLSAGVRRLAQRLHRLAAIARPLGRVPVHELTRAVVDTIVYLPVYRTYIDERHPVPAGEDLALLEQALAAARARGRASAAAFAVLAGALLATEPAMRTPEHEGLRRRFVQRFQQVSGPAAAKGVEDTAFYEYVPLLSRNEVGGDPDSPVAGAAAALHAANLHHAHCWPGTMNVATTHDTKRSADVRARLDVLTEIAEEWEECVYRWRRWNRPLRAMGAGQLLPDANTEWLLYQTLVGAWPLELLPPVPHGFDAVATPDPRALAEFRGRIADYARKAAREAKTHTSWVEPDPEYEAALDRYIEGMLSPSRSDQGPGTFLPDLVHFVRRVARPAMWIGLARTLIQLTAPGNPDLYQGDELWNFLLVDPDNRRPVDFALRRGLLDGLAARFEQHDERDGLLREMMAGPEDGRIKLHVTWRALEARRWAPALFADAGYEPLTAAGPRAGHVFAFLRRTAGDVDGAAGAGAAAITLVPRLITGAVQSPAYAPPPADWWAGTRLILPPDLPDGPWLSALTGERIALGPRSLDVASALGSLPVALLLGGASV, encoded by the coding sequence GTGACCCGCGCGCCGGGACCGTCGCGCATCCTCGCGACCTACCGGCTCCAGCTCCAGGCTGACTTCCCGCTCGCCGCGGCCACCGCGCTGGTGGACTACCTCGACCGGCTCGGCGTCACCCACATCCACGCGTCGCCCATCCTGCACGCGCGCGCCGGCAGCGCCCACGGCTACGACGTGGTCGACCCCGGCGCGCTCGACCCGGAGCTCGGCGCAGAGGCCGATCTCGAGTCGCTGGTGGCCGCGCTGCATGACCGGGCGATGGGACTGGTGCTCGACATCGTGCCCAACCACATGGCCGCGAGCAGCGAGAACTGGCGCTGGGAGCATGTGCTCGCGCACGGACCCGCGTCGCCGTACGCGCGCTGGTTCGACATCGAGTGGCGCGTGGGCGAGCGCGCGCTGCACAGCCGGGTCCTGCTCCCGGTGCTTGGCGATCTGCGCGCGCGTGTGATCGAGCGCGGCGAGTTGCGGGTGGCGCTCCGTGGCGGTGAGCTCCGGCTCACGTACTTCGAGCACAGCTTTCCGCTCGATCCGTCCACCTTTCCGCTCGTGCTCGAGCCGGCGCTCGAGGCCTGCGAGGCGGAGCTCGGTCCTGCCAACCGCGGCACGATCGAGCTTGCGGCCATCATCGCGCTCTTGCGCCGGCTCCCGCGCCGCACCGCGCGCGGCTCACGGGCCCGCGCCCGCCGGCGCCGGCAGAGCGGGGAGGGGCTCCGGCGCCTGCGGAAACTCTGCGCGCTCGTCCCCGAGGTCCGCCGGCGGATCGAGCGCGCCGCCGCGCGGATGGGACTGGGAGACGAGGGCGGCGCGCGCATGGTCCGCTTGCTCGAGGCACAGGGCTATCGCCTGGTCTACTGGCGGCGTGCGGCGCGTGAGATCAATTATCGCCGCTTCTTCGACGTGAACGACCTGGTCGCGCTCCACATGGAGGACCCGCAGGTCTTCACCCAGACCCACGCGCTCGTGCTCGACTGGCGCCGCAGCGGATATGTCGACGGATTCCGGATCGATCACCCGGACGGGCTGCTCGATCCGCTCGGCTACCTCGAGCGCCTCGCTGCGCATGCCTTTCCGGACTACGGGCCCGGCCATCCGCCGATCTTCGTCGAGAAGATCCTCTCGCCCGGCGAGCGGCTGCGCGACAACTGGCCGGTGGCGGGCACCACCGGATACCGCAACCTGAACGAGCTCGAGGCGCTCTTCCTGGACGCGGACGGGGCGGCGCAGATCGAGCGCGACTACCGCCGCGTCGTGCGCCGGCATGCGAGCTTCACGGCAGTGGCGCACGAAGCCAAGCGCCATGTGCTCGAGTCCGGACTGTCCGCCGGCGTGCGCCGACTCGCCCAGCGGCTGCACCGCCTCGCGGCCATCGCCCGCCCGCTCGGGCGGGTGCCCGTGCACGAGCTGACCCGCGCCGTCGTGGACACGATCGTCTATCTGCCGGTGTACCGGACGTACATCGACGAGCGACATCCGGTTCCGGCCGGCGAGGACCTGGCGTTGCTCGAGCAGGCGCTGGCCGCGGCGCGTGCGCGCGGGCGAGCATCCGCCGCCGCGTTCGCGGTGCTCGCAGGCGCGCTGCTCGCCACCGAGCCCGCCATGCGCACGCCGGAGCACGAGGGTCTGCGCCGCCGATTCGTGCAGCGCTTTCAGCAGGTGAGCGGTCCGGCCGCGGCAAAGGGCGTCGAGGATACCGCGTTCTACGAATACGTGCCGCTCCTCTCCCGCAACGAGGTGGGCGGCGACCCCGATTCGCCGGTCGCGGGTGCCGCCGCGGCGCTCCACGCCGCGAACCTGCACCACGCCCATTGTTGGCCGGGCACGATGAATGTCGCGACCACCCACGACACCAAACGGTCCGCCGACGTGCGCGCGCGGCTCGACGTGCTCACCGAGATCGCGGAGGAGTGGGAGGAATGCGTCTATCGGTGGCGGCGCTGGAACCGGCCGCTCCGCGCGATGGGGGCGGGCCAGCTCCTGCCCGACGCCAATACCGAGTGGCTGCTCTACCAGACGCTGGTCGGCGCGTGGCCGCTCGAGCTGTTGCCCCCGGTGCCGCACGGATTCGATGCGGTGGCCACACCCGACCCCCGTGCGCTCGCGGAGTTTCGCGGTCGCATCGCCGACTACGCGCGCAAGGCCGCGCGCGAGGCGAAGACGCATACGAGCTGGGTCGAGCCGGACCCGGAATACGAGGCGGCGCTCGACCGGTACATCGAGGGCATGCTCTCTCCCTCGCGATCCGACCAGGGCCCCGGCACGTTCCTGCCGGATCTCGTGCACTTTGTGCGCCGGGTGGCGCGGCCCGCGATGTGGATCGGTCTCGCCCGCACGCTCATCCAGCTCACCGCACCCGGCAACCCCGATCTCTATCAGGGCGACGAGCTGTGGAACTTTCTGCTGGTGGATCCGGACAACCGCCGGCCGGTGGATTTTGCCCTGCGACGTGGGCTGCTGGATGGGCTCGCGGCGCGCTTCGAGCAGCATGACGAGCGGGATGGGCTACTGCGAGAAATGATGGCCGGCCCGGAGGATGGGCGGATCAAGTTGCACGTGACGTGGCGCGCGCTGGAGGCACGCCGGTGGGCACCCGCGCTCTTCGCCGACGCGGGCTATGAGCCGCTCACGGCGGCGGGGCCGCGCGCAGGCCACGTGTTCGCGTTTCTCCGCCGCACCGCGGGGGACGTGGACGGCGCCGCCGGAGCGGGAGCCGCGGCAATCACGCTGGTGCCGCGGCTCATCACCGGAGCGGTCCAATCTCCGGCCTACGCACCGCCGCCCGCCGACTGGTGGGCCGGCACTCGCCTCATCCTCCCCCCGGACCTGCCCGACGGTCCCTGGCTCTCGGCTCTCACCGGCGAGCGGATCGCGCTCGGGCCGCGCAGTCTGGACGTCGCCTCCGCATTGGGTAGCTTGCCGGTCGCGCTGCTCCTCGGCGGGGCGTCCGTCTGA
- the glgX gene encoding glycogen debranching protein GlgX — protein MIRVWPGSPSVLGAHWDGEGTNFAIFSEHATAVELCLFAEPDDARETQRIGLLERTDQVWHAYLPDVRPGQLYGYRIHGPYDPERGHRFNPAKLLLDPYARAIAGTIRWSDALSGYVIGQSETDLVPDGRDSAGGMPKCAVIESAFSWGEDVPLRTPWNRTVIYECHVKGMSMRHPDVPEQLRGTYLGLATDPIVEHLVGLGITAVDLLPIQHFVSERSLVERGLTNYWGYNPIGYFAPDVRYATARAGQQVAEFKSMVKRFHRAGIEVLLDVVYNHTAEGNELGPTLCFRGIDNLAYYRLDPANPRRYVDFTGCGNTLNLQHSRTMQLVMDSLRYWVQEMHVDGFRFDLAPVLGRDADDFNPFGKFFDVVRQDPVLAQVKLIAEPWDLGPGGYQIGRFPIGWSEWNGKYRDTTRAFWRGDPGQVPELASRLAGSSELYASSQRSPQASVNFITCHDGFTLRDLVSYEDKHNEANGEDNRDGTDHNLSRNWGVEGPTESPEILRLRDRVARSLIATLAFSQGVPMLSHGDELGRTQRGNNNAYCQDNPITWVDWTLTSAERDLIAFTRRVLALRAANPVLRRRTFFRHEPLAGGRGRDLTWLRPDGREMAQADWEHPHNHLLGMLIRGHATDELDEHGRLFTGETVLLLVNGGGRSRPFAVPQLERPGSWIGVLTTGRAGRPERGTVMLIAHSLMLLRHGEAG, from the coding sequence ATGATCCGCGTCTGGCCCGGTTCGCCCTCCGTCCTCGGTGCCCACTGGGACGGCGAGGGCACCAACTTCGCCATCTTCTCCGAGCACGCGACCGCCGTCGAGCTCTGCCTCTTCGCCGAGCCCGACGACGCGCGCGAAACCCAGCGGATCGGGCTGCTCGAGCGTACCGACCAGGTCTGGCACGCCTATCTCCCCGACGTGCGGCCGGGCCAGCTCTATGGCTACCGCATCCACGGTCCGTACGACCCGGAACGGGGTCACCGCTTCAATCCGGCCAAGCTGCTGCTCGATCCCTATGCGCGCGCCATCGCGGGCACGATCCGCTGGAGCGACGCGCTCTCGGGCTACGTCATCGGCCAGTCCGAGACCGACCTCGTGCCCGACGGCCGCGACAGCGCCGGTGGCATGCCCAAGTGCGCGGTGATCGAGTCGGCCTTCAGCTGGGGCGAGGACGTGCCCCTCCGCACGCCATGGAACCGGACTGTAATCTACGAGTGCCATGTGAAAGGCATGAGCATGCGGCACCCGGATGTGCCCGAGCAACTGCGCGGCACCTATCTCGGGCTCGCCACCGACCCGATCGTCGAGCATCTCGTCGGACTCGGCATCACCGCGGTGGACCTGCTTCCGATCCAGCACTTCGTGTCGGAACGCTCGCTGGTCGAGCGTGGGCTCACCAACTACTGGGGCTACAACCCGATCGGCTACTTCGCGCCCGACGTGCGCTACGCCACGGCGCGGGCGGGCCAGCAGGTCGCAGAGTTCAAGTCCATGGTGAAGCGGTTCCACCGCGCCGGAATCGAGGTGCTGCTCGACGTGGTTTACAACCACACCGCCGAGGGCAACGAGCTTGGCCCGACGCTCTGCTTCCGTGGCATCGACAATCTCGCCTATTACCGGCTGGATCCGGCCAATCCCCGCCGCTACGTCGATTTCACCGGGTGCGGCAACACCTTGAACCTCCAGCATTCGCGCACCATGCAGCTCGTCATGGATAGTCTGCGCTATTGGGTGCAGGAGATGCACGTCGACGGCTTCCGCTTCGACCTGGCCCCGGTCCTTGGCCGTGACGCGGACGACTTCAACCCGTTCGGCAAGTTCTTCGACGTGGTGCGCCAGGATCCGGTGCTCGCGCAGGTGAAGCTCATCGCCGAGCCATGGGATCTCGGGCCCGGCGGGTACCAGATCGGCCGCTTTCCGATCGGCTGGTCCGAGTGGAACGGGAAGTATCGGGATACGACGCGCGCGTTCTGGCGCGGCGACCCGGGCCAGGTGCCCGAGCTGGCGAGCCGGCTGGCCGGCAGTAGCGAGCTCTATGCCTCGAGTCAGCGCTCCCCCCAGGCCAGCGTCAACTTCATCACCTGCCACGACGGCTTCACGCTGCGCGACCTCGTGAGCTACGAGGACAAGCACAATGAGGCCAACGGCGAGGACAACCGCGACGGCACCGATCACAACCTGAGTCGCAACTGGGGCGTCGAGGGCCCGACGGAGTCGCCCGAGATCCTGCGGCTGCGCGATCGCGTGGCCCGCAGCCTGATCGCGACGCTCGCCTTCTCGCAGGGCGTCCCCATGCTGTCCCATGGCGACGAGCTGGGGCGCACCCAGCGCGGGAACAACAACGCCTACTGTCAGGACAACCCAATCACGTGGGTCGACTGGACCCTCACGTCCGCCGAGCGCGATCTGATCGCCTTCACCCGCCGGGTGCTTGCCCTTCGCGCCGCCAATCCGGTCCTCCGCCGGCGCACGTTCTTTCGGCACGAGCCGCTGGCCGGCGGCCGCGGGCGCGACCTCACCTGGCTCCGCCCCGACGGGCGGGAGATGGCGCAGGCCGATTGGGAGCATCCGCACAATCACCTGCTCGGCATGCTGATCCGGGGCCATGCCACCGACGAGCTGGACGAGCACGGCCGCCTCTTCACCGGCGAGACCGTCCTCCTTCTCGTAAACGGCGGGGGGCGCTCACGCCCATTCGCGGTGCCGCAGCTTGAGCGGCCCGGCAGCTGGATCGGGGTGCTTACCACGGGGCGTGCCGGCCGGCCAGAGCGCGGAACGGTGATGCTCATCGCGCATTCGCTCATGCTGCTCCGGCACGGGGAGGCCGGGTGA